A stretch of DNA from Serinibacter arcticus:
CCGGTTCGGGCCCTACCCGCTGTCGAAGTACGACGTCGTCATCACGCCGGACGAGCTCGAGATCCCGATCGAGGCGCAGGGGATGGCCACGTTCGGCAGCAACCACGCCGACGGCGAGAAGGGCTCGGAGCGGCTCGTCGCGCACGAGCTCGCGCACCAGTGGTTCGGCAACAGCGTCGGCCTGGCGTCCTGGCAGCACATCTGGCTCAACGAGGGCTTCGCCTGCTACTCGGAGTGGCTGTGGTCGGAGGAGTCCGGCGGGCCGGCCGCGGACGTGCTCGCGCGGCAGTACCACGCGCGGCTGACGCTGCAGCCGCAGGACATCGTGCTCGGCGACCCCGGGCCCGACCTCATGTTCGACGACCGCATCTACAAGCGCGGCGCCCTGCTCGTGCACGCGCTGCGCCTCACGCTCGGCGACGAGGCGTTCTTCGACGTCGTGCGCGGGTGGACCGAGCTGAAGCGGCACGGCGTCGCGACGACGGAGGAGTTCGTGCAGCACGCGTCCGACCGGTCGGGGCGCGACCTGGGTGGGCTGTTCGACGCGTGGCTGGTGCGGACGGCGCTTCCGGCGCTGCCCCTGCCCTGAGGGGGCCGGTGAGGGCGGCGGCCTAGCGAGCCTGGCGGCGGCCCACCGCGATCGCGACGGCGAAGCCCGGGACCTCGAGCGACGTCACCTCGTAGCGGTGGGGGAGCGCGGCGACGGCCGCCGCGAGCGCGGCCGGGTCGGTCTCGCCGCGGTTGCGGGCGATGCCGCGGCCGTCCGCCTTCAGGGTCGCCTCGTAGCGGGTCCAGGCGCGGGTGCGGGCGTGAGGGTCGGCGGTGGCATCGGCGTCGCGGTCCGGTGCGACCAGGGGCTCGACGTCGACGCCCAGCGCGCGCACCGCCGTCGTCGGGGCGAGGGCCGCGACCGCCAGGCCGCCCGCGTGCGCGAGGCTCGCGACGACGGGGTGCCCGACGACGACGGGGCGCCCGTGCGGGCCGCCGCACACCTCGCAGCGGGCGTCGATCTCGATGTGGGCGGGGTCGCCGTCGTTCGCGGGCCGGCCCGCCCGGCTCGCGCGGACCAGCCGGCGCAGCAGGTGGCGCCCGAGCAGCAGCTCGTCAGCCCGGGCGTCGCCCAGCCCCTCGAGACGCGCGCGCTCGGCGTCGCCCAGCTCCGCGAACGCGGCGCGATGGACGCCGTCGAGCGCCGCCACGGGCGCGAGGGCGAGCGAGACGTCGCCGACGCTGCGGAGCTGGATCACCCGACCACGGTAGCGACCCCGGTCGCAACGCCGGACGGGAATGTCGCCCCGCGACGGCGGGAGTTGCGGCACGACCCCGTCGCGGAAATGCCCCGAAGAGAATCGGCGGGCGCCGCCGCGGTCGAAATACGGACGCCGTGATCGTTGCTGCTGCGAGGTTTCCGGCATTAACGGCACACCGCCGTGCGGAAAACAATGCAAGGTGAGGCGTCCCTGAATGCGCGTGAGGCAAGCCTTGGTAAGCATTGCCTGAATTGTCAGGAAATGTGGCGCCATTGTCATTCCCGGCGTATTGTCGATGCATCAACCCGTCCTGAGGAGGATCCCGTGTCAGCTCTCGTCGAGATGCCCCACGTCGCCGACTGCGCCGTGACCGACTGCTCCTACAACCACGACGGCTGCCACGCGTTCGCCGTCACCATCGACGACGACGTCGACTGCGCGACCTTCATCGACATCGGTACGCGCGGCGGCCTCGACCGCGTCGTCGCCCAGGTCGGTGCCTGCCAGCGCACGTCCTGCCAGTTCAACACCAACCTCGAGTGCGGGGCCGACGCCGTGCGCATCGGACCGGGCGGGTCCGGCACCGCGAACTGCCTGACCTTCGTCGAGGGCTGAGGCTCCCGCGACAGTCGTTCCCGAAGCGCCCGGTGGCACCAGCTGCCGGGCGCTTCGTGCTGTCCGCGTGCAGGAGGCCCTCGTCGGTGGTGCGCAACCCCCTCGCCAGTGGTGCGGAAACCCCTCGTCGGTGGTGCAGAAGGCCCTCGTCGGTGGTGCGGAAGCCCCTCGCCGGCGGAAGGGTCTCGGATGGTGAGACGGTGGCGGGGGTGGGTGACTCGGGCTCGCGGGCGCTCCTAGAGTCGTCCCGTCAGCAGCACCCACGAGCACCCCAGCGGAAGGAGTCGGCCATGACCCGCACGTCGCAGCACGCGCAGCAGCCGCACCTCCTCGCCGCCCGCGGTTGTCGGTCGACCTGTATGCACAGGCCCGACTCCGCCGTCGCGAACTGACGAGCGTCGCGCGAGTCGGGCTTCCCGCCCCCGACCGACTCTGATCCGGAGCTCACCGTGACCACCACCCTCCTCGTTCGCCCCGCCCGTCCCCTCGGCACCGTCGCCCTCAGCCGTGACCTCGACCGCCGCCCCCGTCCTCGTGCGACGACGGCGCAGCCTGCGGCCGAGACCCCGCACCCGGCGCCCACCCCGACCCGGACCGCCTCCCTCGAGCTCGCCGCCGACCTCCCGTTCCACGTGCTGGTCGCGGCGGCCCAGGACGCCGAGCGCGCCGGCCGCGACGTCCTGTGGCTCACCGGCGGCGGTGCGGCCGCCGTCGCCTCCCGCCTCCTGCGCCTGACCCGCACGCTCGCGATCGGCGCCGAGCTCGACCTCTCCCGCGGCGCCGAGGCGGCCGCCCTCGACGCCGTCGCCCTCACGCGCATCGGCGACGCCCGCGCCCACGTCCTCGTCAGGGACGCCCGTCAGCTGCCCGCCCTGGCCCGCGAGCTCGGGCTGCGCCCCCGCGCCCGTGCGACACGCTTCGGCGGCGACGCCTTCGCGGCCACCCTGCCGCCCGCGGAGAGCCAGGACGTGCGGATCACGGCCGTCGTCGACTACGACGGCGACCTCGTCACCGTCCTCCCGCTCGTCCGGGCGATCCTCGTCGTGGCCCCGAGCGGTGTGGACGCCCACGCGCTGGTGCGTCGCGCCCGCGCCGCCGGGGCGGGCTGGCCCGACGTCGTCGTCCACGTCGCCGTCCCCGCCGACCAGCGCCCCGCCGGCTGGCCGCACGCCGACGGTCTCGTGCTCGGGCCGCCGGCCGAGCGCCGCGCCGCCTGACCCGCGCCCAGCAGTACCCGCCCGCGCCGAGGCCGGGCAGGATGGCCCCATGACTGCAGACGAGAACCTCCGCTGGGGCATCCTCGGACCGGGACGCATCGCCGGAGGAGTCGCCCGCGACTTCGGCAACGTCGCGCACGGCGAGATCGTCGCCGTCGGCTCGCGGGACCTCGACCGGGCCTCCGCGTTCGCCGCCGAGCACGCCCCGGCCGCCCGCTCCCACGGCTCCTACGCCGAGCTCCTCGAGGACCCCGACGTCGAGGCGGTCTACATCGCGACGCCGCACTCCCAGCACGCGGTGCAGGCCTCCGCGGCGATCGCCGCGGGCAAGGCGGTCCTCGTGGAGAAGAGCTTCACCGCCACCTACGCCGGCGCCGAGCGCGTCGTCAACGAGGCCCGCGAGGCCGGCGTGTTCGCGATGGAGGCGATGTGGACGAGGTTCGTCCCCGCCGTCGTGCGTGTCCGTGAGCTGCTCGCCGACGGCGCGATCGGCGAGGTCCGCGCCGTCACCGCCGACCTGGGGGTGCGCCGCGAGTTCGCCCCCGAGGACCGCCTGTTCAGCCTCGCCCTCGGCGGCGGCACGCTGCTCGATCTCGGCGTCTACGTGGTCTCGTTCGCCCAGATGGTGCTCGGGCACCCGCGCTCCGTGACGGCCCACGGCTCCCGCCTGCCCACCGGCGTCGACGCCGAGGCCGGCCTGCTCGTGGACTTCGGCGACGGTCGCACGGCCACGCTGCAGACGTCGTTCCGCGCGCCGACGCCAGGCAACGCGCGGATCTACGGCAGCGAGGGCTGGATCGACGTCCCGCCGCGCTTCCACCACCCCGACCGCCTCGTGCTGCACCGATTCGGCAGCGACCCCGTCGAGGAGGTGCTGCCGCCGCGCGGCGCCGGCTACGCGCACGAGTTCGACGAGGTCGCCACGCGGATCCGCGCCGGCCACACCGAGTCCGCCGTGATGTCGCTGGCCGACACCCTCGTGGTGCAGCGGATGCTCCAGGACGCCGCCGACCAGCTCGGGGTCGCGCTCGTCGACGCGGACGGTGAGCTCTGATGGCCCTGCCGCTCGGGGCGCCGATCGCGCCGATGCTCGCCAAGAGCGTCGCGGCCGTGCCGGCCGCCGACGCCGCGGGCGGCCCGTACTCCTACGAGCCCAAGTGGGACGGGTTCCGGGCGATCGTGCTGGTGGACGACGGCGAGGTGGAGATCCTCTCCCGCAGCGGCAAGTCGATGACGCGCTACTTCCCCGACGTCGTCGAGGCCGCGATCGCCGAGCTGCCCGCCCGGGCGGTGGTCGACGGCGAGATCGTCCTCGCTCGCGGCTCGCGTCTCGACTTCGAGCTGCTCGGGCAGCGGATCCACCCCGCCGCGACGCGCGTGCGGATGCTGGCGGAGCACGCGCCCGCGAACCTCGTGGTGTTCGACGTGCTCGCGCTGGGGGACGACGTCGTGATGGACCGTCCGCTGAGCGAGCGGCTGGAGGTGCTCGACGGTCTGGACCTGACCGGACCCCGGGTGCACGCCACCCCGCGGACGCTCGACGCCGCCGTCGCGCAGGAGTGGCTGGGGGTGTTCGAGGGCGCCGGCCTCGACGGTGTGATGGCCAAACCGCTGGCCGACCCGTACGCCCCGGGCAAGCGCGCGATGCTCAAGATCAAGCACGCCCGGACGGCGGACGTCGTGCTGGCCGGGTACCGCGAGCACAAGGACTCGACACCGGACGAGCCGCTCGTCGGGTCGCTCCTGCTCGGTCTCTACGAGGGCGAGCAGCTCCACTTCGTCGGCGTCTCCGCGTCGTTCCCGATGGCGCGACGGGCCGAGCTGATCGAGGAGCTGGCGCCGCTCGTGGTCGACGTGACCGACCGTGAGCAGGCCGAGGCGCACCCGTGGGCGGAGTGGGCGGACCCGTCGGCGCACGCCGAGGGACGCAAACCCGGGGCCCAGTCGCGCTGGTCGGGCGGGAAGGACCTCAGCTTCACGCCGTTGCGCGTCGAGCGCGTGCTCGAGGTCGGCTACGACCACATGGAGGGTGCCCGGTTCCGGCACACCACGCAGCTCAAGCGGTGGCGCCCGGACCGCGAGCCGCGCTCGTGCACGTACGAGCAGCTCGACGAACCCGTCGGTTACGACCTCGCCGAGCTGCTGCCGGGCGCGCCGGCCGCCGACCCGACGTTCACCGGGGCGCTCGAGTGACCCGCACCATCACGCTCGCGCAGGAGCTGGAACGTCTCGACGCCTCCGGGCTGGCCCTCTGCTGGGAGGGGCTGCCGGAGGGGGAGGAGGACGCCTTTCGCGGCGGCCTCGCCGCGATGCTCGAGCTCCCGCAGCTCCTCGAGGAGGAGGTGCTCATCGTTCCGGGGGCGCTGATGAACGCCACCTACGGACTTACGGGCGACAACGCCTACCCGGCGTCGCTGCGCATCGCCGTCGTCGAGGTTCCCTCGCAGGTGCGCGCGCTCGTGCCGGTCCTCACGCCCCGGGGCCTGCGCTTCTTCGACAACCTCGTGACGAACGACGCGCGCGAGCAGCACCGGATCGACGGCGGGCCGAGCGGCGGCTGATCGCTCCGGACGAGGCCCTGCCGCGATCGGGGTCGGCCCGTCCGCGGCAGGGGGTGGGTGGGGCCGCGCGGGTGCGCGGCCGTGGGGGCGTGTCAGCCCTGGAGGGCTGCCTTGAGCTCGCGCAGCAACCACTCGACCTCGTCGCGGCTGATGACGAGCGGCGGAGCGAGGCGCAGCGTGCGGGTGTGCGTGTCCTTGGCGAGGATCCCGCGATCGAGCAGGCGCAGGGCGACGTCACGCGCGGTCCCCACCTCGGGGTCGATGTCCACGCCGGCCCACAGACCGCGCCCGCGGACCGCCGTCACGCCCGAGCCGATCAGCCCGGTCAGGCCCGCGTGCAGCCGTGCCCCCAGCACGGCCGAACGCTCCTGGTACTCACCGGTGCGCAGCAGGCGGACGACGGCGGTCGCCACGGCGGCCGCGAGCGGGTTGCCCCCGAAGGTGGAGCCGTGGGTGCCGGGCGTGAGCACGCCGAGCACGTCGGCGTTGCCGGCGACGGCGGAGACCGGCACGATGCCGCCGCCCAGCGCCTTGCCGAGCAGGTAGAGGTCGGGCTCCACGCCGTCGTGCTCGATCGCGAACGTGGTGCCGGTGCGGCCGAGGCCGGACTGGATCTCGTCGGCGATGAGGAGCACGCCGCGCTCGGCGGTCAGCGCCCGCACGCGCGGGAAGTAGTCGGCGGGGGGCACGACGACGCCGGCCTCGCCCTGGATCGACTCCAGCAGCACCGCGGCCGTGTTCTCCGTGATCGCCGAGGCGAGCGCGTCGGCGTCGCCGTAGGGCACGGTGACGAAGCCGGGGGTGTACGGGCCGAACCCGTCGCGCGCGACGGCGTCGTCGGAGAAGCTGACGATCGTCGTGGTGCGGCCGTGGAAGTTGCCGCCGGCCACGATGATCTCCGGCACGGCGATGCCGCGGACGTCGTGGGCGTACTTGCGCGCCACCTTGATCGCCGTCTCCACGGCCTCGGCGCCGGTGTTCATCGGCACCACCATGTCCTTGCCCGCGAGCGCGGCGAGCTCGGTGACGAACTCGGCCATCCGGTCGTGGTGGAAGGCGCGGGAGGTCAGCGTGAGGCGGTCCAGCTGCTCGTGCGCCGCGGCCAGCAGCTCGGGGTGACCGTGACCGAAGTTCACCGCGGAGTACGCGGCGAGGCAGTCGAGGTAGCGCTTGCCGTCGACGTCCGTCACCCAGGCGCCCTCACCGCGCGCGATCACGACGTCGAGCGGGTGGTAGTTGTGCGCGGCGTGCGCCTCGATGTCGGCGATCTGCTCGGCGGCGGTGCCGGCAGCGGTGCCGGTGGTGGTCTCGACGGCGGTCACGGGGGACTCCTCAGCTCTGGACGGGCGCGGGGCGCAGCTCGAGGGTGCAGCACTTGATGCCGCCGCCACCCTTGAGGAGCTCGGACAGGTCGACCGGCACCGGGTGGTAGCCGGCCGCGGCGAGGTCGGCGATGAACTGCGTCGCCTGGGCGGCGACCACGACGTTGCGGCCGTCGGAGACGGCGTTGAGCCCGAACACGCTCGCGTCCTCGAGGCTGACGTGGATCGCATCCGGATACAGCTCCTGGAGGCGCTCGTGCGCGGCGAGGGAGAAGGCCTGCGGCAGGTAGGCGATGTTCTCGTCGTCGAGCACGGCGAGCGCCGTGTCGATGTGGTAGAAGCTCGGGTCGACCAGCTCGAGCGTGACGACCTCGAGGCCGGTCGCACCGGCGAGCTCGACGTGCGAGGCGGGGTCGGAGCGGAAGCCGGTGCCGGCGAGCATCCTGCGGCCGACGGTGAGGAAGTCGCCCTCGCCCTCGTTGGTGGCGACGGCGTCGGTCACCTCGATCCCGTCGGCGCGCAGCCACGCGGCGTAGAGCGCGGCCTCGTCGGTGCGCTGGGCGTAGCGGAAGTTCACGGCGAGGGCGCGGCCGTCGACGACGGTCGCGCCGTTGGCGGCGAACACCATGTCGGGCAGGCCCGGGGCGCCCTCGATGACCTCGACGTCGTGGCCCAGGTCGAGGTAGGTGCGGCGGAGGTTCTCCCACTGCTGCATCACCAGGTCGTGGTCGACCGGCACCTCGGGGTGCATCCACGGGTTGATCGTGTAGACGACGTCGAAGTGGGTCGGGCGGCACATGAGGTAGCGCCGCTTCGTGGCCGTGCGGATGGTCACGGGCGGGGCGGCGACGACGTCGGGGACGTCGGTGGTGTGCGTGCTCAATGGTCTCCCTCGCTGCGATCACCGGTAGGCCTCTACGGTCGCACCCCGGGGCGGGCGCGGCAATCGGCCACGCTTGCGTGTCGGCGCAACGGATCGACGCTCGGTCGGGGTGAGGCGACGATTCGTTGCGGATGTGTGACCCAGCCCGGCTAGCCTCGTGGCATGGACTCCCTCGACCAGCAGATCCTCGCCGAGCTGACCGCCGACGGGCGGGCCACCTACGCCACGATCGGCGGCGTCGTCGGGCTGTCGGCGCCGGCCGTGAAGCGACGGGTGGACCGCCTGCTCGACGACGGCGTGATCGACCACTTCACCGCCGTCGTGGACCCCGCGGCGCTGGGGTGGGGGATCGAGGCGCTGATCGACGTCTACTGCCAGGGGCGCATCGCGCCGGCGGACCTGCGCTCCGCGTGGGAGCCGATCCCCGAGATCGTGCAGGCGAGCACCGTGGCCGGGAGCGCCGACGCGGTGCTGCGGGTGCGGGCGCGCGACGTCGCGCACCTCGAGGAGACGCTGGAGAACATCCGGGACTCGGCCGACATCGAGCGGACCGAGTCGACGATCGTGCTGTCCCGCCTCATCGAGCGCGGCTAGGCGCTCGTCGCGGGAACGACGCCGAGGGCGACCCTTCCGCCGTCGCGACGATGCCTGTGGCATCGCCCCCGGTGCGGATGGATCGCCCTCGGTCAGTGCTGGTGGAGCTGGCGGAGCTGGGTTCGTCAGATCCCGTAGTTGTGCGGCTGGTCGGTGGCGTCGGCGACCGGAGTCACCGGGGCGACCGGCTCGGCAGCGGCCTCGGCCGGCTTGGCCTCGCCGCGGACGACGGCGACCGTCACCGAGGACACCATCGCCGCGATCGCGCCGACGGCGACGAGCACGGGGGCGAACACGGCCGCCACGGTCGTGACGGCGAGTCCGGCGTTGAGCGGCACCTCGAGCAGCGTGCGGCCGTCGTCGTTCTTGATGATGACGCGGCGGACGTTGCCCTCGGCGAAGAGCTCCTTCACCTTGGCGAGCAGGTTCTCGCCCGACACCTTGAACTCCTCGGTGCGGGTGCGGCCCTCACCGGCGGCGGGGGCGTCGTGCAGCGGGTTCGTCTGGTCCTCGGTCATGGTGCTGGCTCCGTTCCCGGCGCGACCACCGCGCCGATCTGTCTCCATCCTGCGCCCCGGGGCCCCGGCGCGGGTATCCGGATGTTCCCTGATTCCGACCCTGGTTCCTGCCTACGCCCGGGGTCGGACCCCTTAGCGCTCCCAGGTGAGGATATCCAGCAGCCGAAGGTCAGACACGCGGCCAAGACGCTCGGCAACCTCGCGAACGTGCGGGCCATTCACAGGGTCTTCGTCGTTGTGCGCCCGGCTCGTGAGGTTGTCCCGGAGCGACGTCAGGGCACCGCTGTCGGTGGCCGAGGTCAGGTCCTCGGCGATGGCAAGCCACGTCCGGCGACGCCAGTTCTCCCGGCCGGGGAGGCGGCCCGCGTCGGCGAGCGCCCTCTGGTGCGTCCGGTAGATCGCCTTCAAGCGGGAGTCGAGGATCGGGAACACGGTTGGACGGACCAGGTGCAACACCTTGTGGACCTTCGCAAACGAGACTCCCTTGGGGCTGGCGCTGACGAAGTGCGAGTAGGCGCTGTCGGCGGCCTCCCACGCACTCTCATTCGACAACAGCTGGCGGAGATCATCGAGCCGTGCGACCTCGCTCAGGTCGAGCGACCGTCCGTGCTCGACGAACCAGGCTTGCTCGGCGCGCGTGATCCGAGAAGCGAGGGCTCGGGTGCGACGGATGAGATCGTCTGTGATCCCTTGGCTCGGGAGACCGGGCGACTCGTCGTACTTCTTCAGGGTGCGCACGTAGTAGGCCAACGCCCGCTCGACGCACCATTCCTGCGATCTTTTCGTACCGGCGATGATGAGGTCCGGGCCGCTGGCGACCGATTGTGCGGAATTCATGGTCACGACGTTATCGGGCCGGTTCTCTTCGCGCAGCCGGAGCCGATGTCACATTCTGGGGCTCGGGTCGAGGGCACGCCAGTCGGGTTCGCAGAGCAGTGACGTCCCTCTCTCCCCGAGTGTCGACGTCAATGACCAGGCCAGATAGCTGGAGGCGATCGCGTTGTGCGCGGGATCATCCGTGTGCACGATTTCGCTGCGCGACCCGCGGTGGTGGGATGGCGCAGCTCCGCCGTGCGGCCAAGTCTCCACCTCGTCGGGGAATCTGAGGTGGAGGGCGTACGCGTCGCTGCCTCGCAGTTCGCCAAGCCACTCCGCGAGCCCGGTGACGGTGACGGCGGCCAGCTCTGTGAGGCGTGCACGGGTGTTTGGCGACACCCTCGGAGTGGGAGTCGTGAGGGTCTGATGGGTGACTCGGCCGTCGTCCAGAAGATCGATGTTGATCGCGACCTCGACATCGTCGACGCGGTCGCTGCGCCCGAGGGTCCAGGCATGAGCGGTGCGAACGGGCGTCATACCGCGAAGTGTGCTCGGCGTGGATGGGGCAGGAGCTCATCGACCCGGTCGGCTGCACGCTCGACCAGGTCGAGCACCTCAGCCTTGCTCAGGGAGGCTGGGGAACTGGGTTCGAGTCGGGGCCAGGCCCGTAGGTCGATGATCACACCGGCCTCGTCGAACGCCCGCAGCCTGTGGTCGGCCCCGCGCCAGGCGACGCCCTTGGGGTGGCTGCCGGACAAATAATGGGATCTCAGGTGCGCCTCGGAGCCGTCGAAATCCGAGATTCCATCGCGCAGCGGCAGTCTCATCCCGCGCCCCTCCGCGATGAGATGAGGCCCGGAGTCGGAGGTCGGCACAAAGGCGACGAACACCATGCCGTAGGCCATCGGCAGGTAACGGAGACGTACGCCGTGCAGCGAAGGGTCCAGCCCGATTACTGGCGCGCTCTCGAAAGCCTCCAGCTCTACAGGAGTCAGAGGCGCGACTCCCGGGAAAGTGACCGCGCCGATGTCATCGAGGTGACCGCCGATCAGCACGACGCCACCCCCTGCGTTGACGATTCTGCCGACGATCTCGGCAAACTCCCTCGGGTTCGGCACGTGCTCGACCAGAGACAAACGGGGCGCCCGCGGCAGGTTTCGTCGGCTGAGGAGGTCGAGAAGCCAGGGGGTGACCGGTCCGGCGGACGCTCCTGCCATGCGGTGCAGCGATGTGAACACTGGGCTGGTTCAGTCCTTCTTGGCCCGGCTCGGCTGCACCCGCAGCGGCTCGCCCGGCATCTTGGGGTACTCGGGCGGGTAGGGCGCCTCACCGAGGCCGTGGTCGCGCTCGTCGCGGTCGGCCCACTCCAGCAGGGTCTCGAGGCCGCCGACGGTCCCGTCGGCGATCCCCTCGGCAGAGGCGTTGGCCCCCGCGAACAGGTCGCCGACCTCCGCGAACCGGGCCGGCATGCTGCGCACGGTGAAGTCGTCGGGGTGGACGTCGGCCACCTCCTCCCAGCGCAGCGGCGCGGACACGGTGGCGCGCGCGTTCGCGCGGATCGAGTACGCCGAGGCGATGGTGCGGTCACGAGCCATCTGGTTGTAGTCGATGAAGACCTTCTCCCCGCGCTCCTCCTTCCACCACTTCGTGGTGACCGCGCCGGGCGCCCGGCGCTCGATCTCGCGGGCCAGCGCGATGGTGGCGCGGCGCGCGGGGATGAACTCCCACTCCGCGCGGATCGGCGCGAACAGGTGCAGCCCGCGGCCGCCCGAGGTCTTGGGGACGAGCGTCAGCCCGGCCTCGGCCGCGACCTCGCGCACGAGCGGGGCGATCGCGGCGGCGTCGTCGTAGTCCGTGCCGGGCTGCGGGTCGAGGTCGATGCGCAGCTGGTCGGGGCGGTCGACGCCGCCGGTGGCCACGCCGTCGACGTCGCTCTCCCCGCGCCGCACGGGCCACGGGTGGAAGGTCAGGGTGTTCTGCTGCACCGCCCAGACGACGACGGCGAGCTCGGTCGGGCAGACCTCGTCGGCGAAGCGGCCGCTCGGGAACGCGATCCGCACGCTCTCCACCCACTCGGGTGCGCCCTTGGGCACGCGCTTGGAGTAGAAGCCGTCGCCCTGCACGCCGGTCCGCGTCGTCAGGGCCATGCCCTCGCGGAAGCCGCCGGGCCAGCGCTCGAGCGCCGTCGGCCGCTCCGCGAGCGCGGCGAGGATCCCGTCGCCCACGGAGATCACGTACTCCGCGACCTCCAGCTTGGTGATCCCGGAGGCGAACACGACCTTCGTCGGCGAGCTCACGCGCACGGCGCGACCACGGACGTCCAGCTCAACTGCATCGGAGGCGGCCATGGCGGTCAGCCTACGCACGCGCCCCGCGCAGGGGGAGGCTGCCGCTCCCGCTCCTGCTGCGGGTACCGGGAGTCGTGATCGTCGCGGACGTCGGGCTTGCACCGCGCCCGTCGGCGCAGTTCGATCAGGGGTGGGGTGGTCCGGGTGCGCCCCCATCGCACCCGGACCGCCTCGCCTACGCTGGGTCGTCGTGGAACGTGTCGAGATCGCGGTCGTCGGTGGCGGGGTCATGGGGGCGGCGACGGCGTGGCAGCTCGCCCGCCGCGGCGCGGACGTCCTGCTGCTGGAGCGGTTCGAGCCCGGGCACCACGAGGGTGCCTCGCACGGCGCGACTCGCAACTACAACACCGCCTACTCCTCCGAGCACTACCTCGACCTCGTGCTGCGCGCCCGCACGCTGTGGGACGAGCTCGCGTCCGAGGCCGGCACCCGGGTGCTCGACGACGTCGGGCTCCTCAACCACGGGGGCGGCGAGGCGCGCTGGGGCGGGGTCCGCACCGCCCTGCACGCCCGCGGCCTGGCGGCCGACTGGCTCAGCGCCCCCGAGGCGCAGGAGCGCTGGCCCGCGCTCCGGTTCCGCCCCTGCGGCACGGCCGGCCGCGACGTGCTCCTGGTCCCGTCGGGCGCCCGGGTGCGGGCGGCCGTCGCCTGGCGGGCGCTGCACGACGGCGTCGCCCGCCACGGTGGCCGGGTCCGGACCGGCGCCCGCGCCGTCGCCCTCGTGCCGCAGCGCCGCGGGGGCGTGCGCATCGAGCTCCAGGGCGGTGACGACGTCGTCGCCGGCACCGTCGTCGTCACGGTGGGTGCCTGGACGGCGGGGCTGGTGGGCGAGCTCGTCCCGCTGCCCGACCTCGTGGTCACGCAGGAGCAGCCCGCGCACTTCGCCCCCGTGCTGGCGGCGGCCGAGGGCATCCCCGGCTTCAACCACGCCGCCGACCCCGACCGGCCCGAGGACGCCTTCTTCCGCTCGGACTTCTACGGCATGGCGACCCCGGGTGAGGGGGTGAAGGCGGGCTGGCACGGCACGGGCGCCGTCGTCGACCCCGACGCCCGGACGTACGCCGCCGAACCCGTGCAGCTCGCCGACCTCCGGCGCTACGCCGAGCTCTGGCTGCCCGGCGTCGACCCGGAGGCGGCGACGCCCATCAGCTGCACGTACACCTCGACGGCGACGACCGACTTCGTGCTGGACCGGCACGGCGACCTCGTCGTCGGCGCAGGCTTCTCGG
This window harbors:
- the rocD gene encoding ornithine--oxo-acid transaminase: MTAVETTTGTAAGTAAEQIADIEAHAAHNYHPLDVVIARGEGAWVTDVDGKRYLDCLAAYSAVNFGHGHPELLAAAHEQLDRLTLTSRAFHHDRMAEFVTELAALAGKDMVVPMNTGAEAVETAIKVARKYAHDVRGIAVPEIIVAGGNFHGRTTTIVSFSDDAVARDGFGPYTPGFVTVPYGDADALASAITENTAAVLLESIQGEAGVVVPPADYFPRVRALTAERGVLLIADEIQSGLGRTGTTFAIEHDGVEPDLYLLGKALGGGIVPVSAVAGNADVLGVLTPGTHGSTFGGNPLAAAVATAVVRLLRTGEYQERSAVLGARLHAGLTGLIGSGVTAVRGRGLWAGVDIDPEVGTARDVALRLLDRGILAKDTHTRTLRLAPPLVISRDEVEWLLRELKAALQG
- the ddaH gene encoding dimethylargininase, with the protein product MSTHTTDVPDVVAAPPVTIRTATKRRYLMCRPTHFDVVYTINPWMHPEVPVDHDLVMQQWENLRRTYLDLGHDVEVIEGAPGLPDMVFAANGATVVDGRALAVNFRYAQRTDEAALYAAWLRADGIEVTDAVATNEGEGDFLTVGRRMLAGTGFRSDPASHVELAGATGLEVVTLELVDPSFYHIDTALAVLDDENIAYLPQAFSLAAHERLQELYPDAIHVSLEDASVFGLNAVSDGRNVVVAAQATQFIADLAAAGYHPVPVDLSELLKGGGGIKCCTLELRPAPVQS
- a CDS encoding Gfo/Idh/MocA family protein, which produces MTADENLRWGILGPGRIAGGVARDFGNVAHGEIVAVGSRDLDRASAFAAEHAPAARSHGSYAELLEDPDVEAVYIATPHSQHAVQASAAIAAGKAVLVEKSFTATYAGAERVVNEAREAGVFAMEAMWTRFVPAVVRVRELLADGAIGEVRAVTADLGVRREFAPEDRLFSLALGGGTLLDLGVYVVSFAQMVLGHPRSVTAHGSRLPTGVDAEAGLLVDFGDGRTATLQTSFRAPTPGNARIYGSEGWIDVPPRFHHPDRLVLHRFGSDPVEEVLPPRGAGYAHEFDEVATRIRAGHTESAVMSLADTLVVQRMLQDAADQLGVALVDADGEL
- a CDS encoding Lrp/AsnC family transcriptional regulator, with product MDSLDQQILAELTADGRATYATIGGVVGLSAPAVKRRVDRLLDDGVIDHFTAVVDPAALGWGIEALIDVYCQGRIAPADLRSAWEPIPEIVQASTVAGSADAVLRVRARDVAHLEETLENIRDSADIERTESTIVLSRLIERG
- a CDS encoding DUF6308 family protein, with protein sequence MNSAQSVASGPDLIIAGTKRSQEWCVERALAYYVRTLKKYDESPGLPSQGITDDLIRRTRALASRITRAEQAWFVEHGRSLDLSEVARLDDLRQLLSNESAWEAADSAYSHFVSASPKGVSFAKVHKVLHLVRPTVFPILDSRLKAIYRTHQRALADAGRLPGRENWRRRTWLAIAEDLTSATDSGALTSLRDNLTSRAHNDEDPVNGPHVREVAERLGRVSDLRLLDILTWER
- a CDS encoding ATP-dependent DNA ligase, whose amino-acid sequence is MALPLGAPIAPMLAKSVAAVPAADAAGGPYSYEPKWDGFRAIVLVDDGEVEILSRSGKSMTRYFPDVVEAAIAELPARAVVDGEIVLARGSRLDFELLGQRIHPAATRVRMLAEHAPANLVVFDVLALGDDVVMDRPLSERLEVLDGLDLTGPRVHATPRTLDAAVAQEWLGVFEGAGLDGVMAKPLADPYAPGKRAMLKIKHARTADVVLAGYREHKDSTPDEPLVGSLLLGLYEGEQLHFVGVSASFPMARRAELIEELAPLVVDVTDREQAEAHPWAEWADPSAHAEGRKPGAQSRWSGGKDLSFTPLRVERVLEVGYDHMEGARFRHTTQLKRWRPDREPRSCTYEQLDEPVGYDLAELLPGAPAADPTFTGALE
- a CDS encoding DUF4342 domain-containing protein, with the protein product MTEDQTNPLHDAPAAGEGRTRTEEFKVSGENLLAKVKELFAEGNVRRVIIKNDDGRTLLEVPLNAGLAVTTVAAVFAPVLVAVGAIAAMVSSVTVAVVRGEAKPAEAAAEPVAPVTPVADATDQPHNYGI
- a CDS encoding DUF1540 domain-containing protein, whose translation is MSALVEMPHVADCAVTDCSYNHDGCHAFAVTIDDDVDCATFIDIGTRGGLDRVVAQVGACQRTSCQFNTNLECGADAVRIGPGGSGTANCLTFVEG